The proteins below come from a single Balaenoptera musculus isolate JJ_BM4_2016_0621 chromosome 1, mBalMus1.pri.v3, whole genome shotgun sequence genomic window:
- the CCDC24 gene encoding coiled-coil domain-containing protein 24 isoform X9, whose amino-acid sequence MPGDSPPLWELVEEHVPLPERPEVKRILGETTVDLSLELRAERPRAPGTAAAAPRSPPEGHLCHRDLSVIKDQLNVSHVDQVAGYLRALLEEECRKLKREVAILQRRLEEECTGAPWPSEASLEPTLAELKEQKAAMQQELRAPPRPSCVSPGHRLRPLESSSQGLGPLPCLRGAAGVWARPLQCHLPSPPLERCPKPQGLAATCRWGRKLQCSPRKRPASTPMSSVAPQTPT is encoded by the exons ATGCCTGGGGACTCCCCGCCGCTGTGGGAGCTGGTGGAAGAGCACGTTCCGCTCCCGGAGCGGCCCGAAGTGAAGAGGATTCTCGGGGAGACGACGGTGGACCTGAGCCTGGAGCTGCGGGCAGAG AGACCTCGTGCGCCAGGAACTGCGGCAGCTGCTCCAAGGTCTCCGCCGGAAGGCCATCT CTGTCACAGGGACCTCAGCGTCATCAAGGACCAACTGAACGTGTCCCACGTTGACCAGGTTGCCGGATACCTGCG GGCCCTCCTGGAGGAGGAGTGTCGCAAGTTGAAGAGGGAGGTTGCCATCCTGCAG CGCCGCCTGGAAGAGGAGTGTACAGGGGCCCCTTGGCCCTCTGAGGCAAGCCTAGAgcccaccctggcag AGCTAAAGGAACAGAAGGCAGCCATGCAACAGGAGCTGCGGGCACCTCCGAGGCCTTCCTGTGTCTCCCCCGGTCACAG GCTGCGGCCCTTGGAGTCCTCCAGCCAGGGCCTCGGACCACTGCCTTGCCTCCGTGGGGCTGCTGGAGTTTGGGCCAGGCCTCTCCAGTGccacctgccctctcctcctctggAGCGCTGCCCCAAACCTCAAGGCCTGGCCGCCACCTGCCGCTGGGGACGGAAGCTTCAGTGCAGCCCCAGAAAAAGGCCAGCTTCCACTCCGATGTCCAGTGTGGCGCCCCAGACCCCAACCTGA
- the CCDC24 gene encoding coiled-coil domain-containing protein 24 isoform X10: protein MPGDSPPLWELVEEHVPLPERPEVKRILGETTVDLSLELRAERPRAPGTAAAAPSCHRDLSVIKDQLNVSHVDQVAGYLRALLEEECRKLKREVAILQRRLEEECTGAPWPSEASLEPTLAELKEQKAAMQQELRAPPRPSCVSPGHRLRPLESSSQGLGPLPCLRGAAGVWARPLQCHLPSPPLERCPKPQGLAATCRWGRKLQCSPRKRPASTPMSSVAPQTPT from the exons ATGCCTGGGGACTCCCCGCCGCTGTGGGAGCTGGTGGAAGAGCACGTTCCGCTCCCGGAGCGGCCCGAAGTGAAGAGGATTCTCGGGGAGACGACGGTGGACCTGAGCCTGGAGCTGCGGGCAGAG AGACCTCGTGCGCCAGGAACTGCGGCAGCTGCTCCAAG CTGTCACAGGGACCTCAGCGTCATCAAGGACCAACTGAACGTGTCCCACGTTGACCAGGTTGCCGGATACCTGCG GGCCCTCCTGGAGGAGGAGTGTCGCAAGTTGAAGAGGGAGGTTGCCATCCTGCAG CGCCGCCTGGAAGAGGAGTGTACAGGGGCCCCTTGGCCCTCTGAGGCAAGCCTAGAgcccaccctggcag AGCTAAAGGAACAGAAGGCAGCCATGCAACAGGAGCTGCGGGCACCTCCGAGGCCTTCCTGTGTCTCCCCCGGTCACAG GCTGCGGCCCTTGGAGTCCTCCAGCCAGGGCCTCGGACCACTGCCTTGCCTCCGTGGGGCTGCTGGAGTTTGGGCCAGGCCTCTCCAGTGccacctgccctctcctcctctggAGCGCTGCCCCAAACCTCAAGGCCTGGCCGCCACCTGCCGCTGGGGACGGAAGCTTCAGTGCAGCCCCAGAAAAAGGCCAGCTTCCACTCCGATGTCCAGTGTGGCGCCCCAGACCCCAACCTGA
- the CCDC24 gene encoding coiled-coil domain-containing protein 24 isoform X3, translated as MPGDSPPLWELVEEHVPLPERPEVKRILGETTVDLSLELRAEVGRGKVGPTPGLSHDLGDFLTSSGSLALPGNFRALVGSHCPPSPLQFNSALPLTPLAPLPPLTSPRSRKVSQLSLQVVMLRSLLREARSFQAPGSRRTSDLSFLLAPPPLLRDLVRQELRQLLQGLRRKAICEGRDQTQAWVQYSPGVLRFALEEPRRDLPEQGIFRLRAGEPSSCHRDLSVIKDQLNVSHVDQVAGYLRALLEEECRKLKREVAILQRRLEEECTGAPWPSEASLEPTLAELKEQKAAMQQELRAPPRPSCVSPGHRLRPLESSSQGLGPLPCLRGAAGVWARPLQCHLPSPPLERCPKPQGLAATCRWGRKLQCSPRKRHPSKVWQEEVSSQP; from the exons ATGCCTGGGGACTCCCCGCCGCTGTGGGAGCTGGTGGAAGAGCACGTTCCGCTCCCGGAGCGGCCCGAAGTGAAGAGGATTCTCGGGGAGACGACGGTGGACCTGAGCCTGGAGCTGCGGGCAGAGGTGGGGCGTGGGAAGGTGGGCCCCACTCCAGGCCTATCCCACGACTTGGGCGATTTCCTCACCTCCTCCGGGTCCCTGGCTCTGCCCGGTAACTTTCGAGCTCTTGTCGGATCTCACTGTCCGCCCAGCCCTCTCCAGTTTAACTCTGCCCTGCCCCTCACTCCCCtagctccccttcctccccttacTTCCCCCCGCAGTCGCAAGGTGTCCCAGCTCTCCTTGCAGGTGGTGATGCTACGATCACTGCTCCGAGAGGCTCGATCCTTCCAAGCCCCTGGTTCGCGCCGCACCTCtgacctctccttccttctggcACCACCGCCCCTCCTCAGAGACCTCGTGCGCCAGGAACTGCGGCAGCTGCTCCAAGGTCTCCGCCGGAAGGCCATCTGTGAGGGCAG GGACCAGACCCAGGCTTGGGTCCAGTATAGCCCCGGGGTCCTGCGCTTTGCCTTGGAGGAGCCCAGGCGTGATTTGCCAGAGCAGGGGATATTCCGCCTGAGAGCTGGTGAGCCCAG CAGCTGTCACAGGGACCTCAGCGTCATCAAGGACCAACTGAACGTGTCCCACGTTGACCAGGTTGCCGGATACCTGCG GGCCCTCCTGGAGGAGGAGTGTCGCAAGTTGAAGAGGGAGGTTGCCATCCTGCAG CGCCGCCTGGAAGAGGAGTGTACAGGGGCCCCTTGGCCCTCTGAGGCAAGCCTAGAgcccaccctggcag AGCTAAAGGAACAGAAGGCAGCCATGCAACAGGAGCTGCGGGCACCTCCGAGGCCTTCCTGTGTCTCCCCCGGTCACAG GCTGCGGCCCTTGGAGTCCTCCAGCCAGGGCCTCGGACCACTGCCTTGCCTCCGTGGGGCTGCTGGAGTTTGGGCCAGGCCTCTCCAGTGccacctgccctctcctcctctggAGCGCTGCCCCAAACCTCAAGGCCTGGCCGCCACCTGCCGCTGGGGACGGAAGCTTCAGTGCAGCCCCAGAAAAAG GCATCCCTCAAAGGTCTGGCAGGAAGAGGTCTCATCCCAGCCCTGA
- the CCDC24 gene encoding coiled-coil domain-containing protein 24 isoform X12: MPGDSPPLWELVEEHVPLPERPEVKRILGETTVDLSLELRAEVVMLRSLLREARSFQAPGSRRTSDLSFLLAPPPLLRDLVRQELRQLLQGLRRKAICEGRDQTQAWVQYSPGVLRFALEEPRRDLPEQGIFRLRAGEPSCHRDLSVIKDQLNVSHVDQVAGYLRALLEEECRKLKREVAILQRRLEEECTGAPWPSEASLEPTLAELKEQKAAMQQELRAPPRPSCVSPGHRLRPLESSSQGLGPLPCLRGAAGVWARPLQCHLPSPPLERCPKPQGLAATCRWGRKLQCSPRKRPASTPMSSVAPQTPT, from the exons ATGCCTGGGGACTCCCCGCCGCTGTGGGAGCTGGTGGAAGAGCACGTTCCGCTCCCGGAGCGGCCCGAAGTGAAGAGGATTCTCGGGGAGACGACGGTGGACCTGAGCCTGGAGCTGCGGGCAGAG GTGGTGATGCTACGATCACTGCTCCGAGAGGCTCGATCCTTCCAAGCCCCTGGTTCGCGCCGCACCTCtgacctctccttccttctggcACCACCGCCCCTCCTCAGAGACCTCGTGCGCCAGGAACTGCGGCAGCTGCTCCAAGGTCTCCGCCGGAAGGCCATCTGTGAGGGCAG GGACCAGACCCAGGCTTGGGTCCAGTATAGCCCCGGGGTCCTGCGCTTTGCCTTGGAGGAGCCCAGGCGTGATTTGCCAGAGCAGGGGATATTCCGCCTGAGAGCTGGTGAGCCCAG CTGTCACAGGGACCTCAGCGTCATCAAGGACCAACTGAACGTGTCCCACGTTGACCAGGTTGCCGGATACCTGCG GGCCCTCCTGGAGGAGGAGTGTCGCAAGTTGAAGAGGGAGGTTGCCATCCTGCAG CGCCGCCTGGAAGAGGAGTGTACAGGGGCCCCTTGGCCCTCTGAGGCAAGCCTAGAgcccaccctggcag AGCTAAAGGAACAGAAGGCAGCCATGCAACAGGAGCTGCGGGCACCTCCGAGGCCTTCCTGTGTCTCCCCCGGTCACAG GCTGCGGCCCTTGGAGTCCTCCAGCCAGGGCCTCGGACCACTGCCTTGCCTCCGTGGGGCTGCTGGAGTTTGGGCCAGGCCTCTCCAGTGccacctgccctctcctcctctggAGCGCTGCCCCAAACCTCAAGGCCTGGCCGCCACCTGCCGCTGGGGACGGAAGCTTCAGTGCAGCCCCAGAAAAAGGCCAGCTTCCACTCCGATGTCCAGTGTGGCGCCCCAGACCCCAACCTGA
- the CCDC24 gene encoding coiled-coil domain-containing protein 24 isoform X8: MPGDSPPLWELVEEHVPLPERPEVKRILGETTVDLSLELRAERPRAPGTAAAAPRSPPEGHLSCHRDLSVIKDQLNVSHVDQVAGYLRALLEEECRKLKREVAILQRRLEEECTGAPWPSEASLEPTLAELKEQKAAMQQELRAPPRPSCVSPGHRLRPLESSSQGLGPLPCLRGAAGVWARPLQCHLPSPPLERCPKPQGLAATCRWGRKLQCSPRKRPASTPMSSVAPQTPT, from the exons ATGCCTGGGGACTCCCCGCCGCTGTGGGAGCTGGTGGAAGAGCACGTTCCGCTCCCGGAGCGGCCCGAAGTGAAGAGGATTCTCGGGGAGACGACGGTGGACCTGAGCCTGGAGCTGCGGGCAGAG AGACCTCGTGCGCCAGGAACTGCGGCAGCTGCTCCAAGGTCTCCGCCGGAAGGCCATCT CAGCTGTCACAGGGACCTCAGCGTCATCAAGGACCAACTGAACGTGTCCCACGTTGACCAGGTTGCCGGATACCTGCG GGCCCTCCTGGAGGAGGAGTGTCGCAAGTTGAAGAGGGAGGTTGCCATCCTGCAG CGCCGCCTGGAAGAGGAGTGTACAGGGGCCCCTTGGCCCTCTGAGGCAAGCCTAGAgcccaccctggcag AGCTAAAGGAACAGAAGGCAGCCATGCAACAGGAGCTGCGGGCACCTCCGAGGCCTTCCTGTGTCTCCCCCGGTCACAG GCTGCGGCCCTTGGAGTCCTCCAGCCAGGGCCTCGGACCACTGCCTTGCCTCCGTGGGGCTGCTGGAGTTTGGGCCAGGCCTCTCCAGTGccacctgccctctcctcctctggAGCGCTGCCCCAAACCTCAAGGCCTGGCCGCCACCTGCCGCTGGGGACGGAAGCTTCAGTGCAGCCCCAGAAAAAGGCCAGCTTCCACTCCGATGTCCAGTGTGGCGCCCCAGACCCCAACCTGA
- the CCDC24 gene encoding coiled-coil domain-containing protein 24 isoform X2 yields MPGDSPPLWELVEEHVPLPERPEVKRILGETTVDLSLELRAEVGRGKVGPTPGLSHDLGDFLTSSGSLALPGNFRALVGSHCPPSPLQFNSALPLTPLAPLPPLTSPRSRKVSQLSLQVVMLRSLLREARSFQAPGSRRTSDLSFLLAPPPLLRDLVRQELRQLLQGLRRKAICEGRDQTQAWVQYSPGVLRFALEEPRRDLPEQGIFRLRAGEPSCHRDLSVIKDQLNVSHVDQVAGYLRALLEEECRKLKREVAILQRRLEEECTGAPWPSEASLEPTLAELKEQKAAMQQELRAPPRPSCVSPGHRLRPLESSSQGLGPLPCLRGAAGVWARPLQCHLPSPPLERCPKPQGLAATCRWGRKLQCSPRKRPASTPMSSVAPQTPT; encoded by the exons ATGCCTGGGGACTCCCCGCCGCTGTGGGAGCTGGTGGAAGAGCACGTTCCGCTCCCGGAGCGGCCCGAAGTGAAGAGGATTCTCGGGGAGACGACGGTGGACCTGAGCCTGGAGCTGCGGGCAGAGGTGGGGCGTGGGAAGGTGGGCCCCACTCCAGGCCTATCCCACGACTTGGGCGATTTCCTCACCTCCTCCGGGTCCCTGGCTCTGCCCGGTAACTTTCGAGCTCTTGTCGGATCTCACTGTCCGCCCAGCCCTCTCCAGTTTAACTCTGCCCTGCCCCTCACTCCCCtagctccccttcctccccttacTTCCCCCCGCAGTCGCAAGGTGTCCCAGCTCTCCTTGCAGGTGGTGATGCTACGATCACTGCTCCGAGAGGCTCGATCCTTCCAAGCCCCTGGTTCGCGCCGCACCTCtgacctctccttccttctggcACCACCGCCCCTCCTCAGAGACCTCGTGCGCCAGGAACTGCGGCAGCTGCTCCAAGGTCTCCGCCGGAAGGCCATCTGTGAGGGCAG GGACCAGACCCAGGCTTGGGTCCAGTATAGCCCCGGGGTCCTGCGCTTTGCCTTGGAGGAGCCCAGGCGTGATTTGCCAGAGCAGGGGATATTCCGCCTGAGAGCTGGTGAGCCCAG CTGTCACAGGGACCTCAGCGTCATCAAGGACCAACTGAACGTGTCCCACGTTGACCAGGTTGCCGGATACCTGCG GGCCCTCCTGGAGGAGGAGTGTCGCAAGTTGAAGAGGGAGGTTGCCATCCTGCAG CGCCGCCTGGAAGAGGAGTGTACAGGGGCCCCTTGGCCCTCTGAGGCAAGCCTAGAgcccaccctggcag AGCTAAAGGAACAGAAGGCAGCCATGCAACAGGAGCTGCGGGCACCTCCGAGGCCTTCCTGTGTCTCCCCCGGTCACAG GCTGCGGCCCTTGGAGTCCTCCAGCCAGGGCCTCGGACCACTGCCTTGCCTCCGTGGGGCTGCTGGAGTTTGGGCCAGGCCTCTCCAGTGccacctgccctctcctcctctggAGCGCTGCCCCAAACCTCAAGGCCTGGCCGCCACCTGCCGCTGGGGACGGAAGCTTCAGTGCAGCCCCAGAAAAAGGCCAGCTTCCACTCCGATGTCCAGTGTGGCGCCCCAGACCCCAACCTGA
- the CCDC24 gene encoding coiled-coil domain-containing protein 24 isoform X5, translating into MPGDSPPLWELVEEHVPLPERPEVKRILGETTVDLSLELRAEVGRGKVGPTPGLSHDLGDFLTSSGSLALPGNFRALVGSHCPPSPLQFNSALPLTPLAPLPPLTSPRSRKVSQLSLQVVMLRSLLREARSFQAPGSRRTSDLSFLLAPPPLLRDLVRQELRQLLQGLRRKAICEGSCHRDLSVIKDQLNVSHVDQVAGYLRALLEEECRKLKREVAILQRRLEEECTGAPWPSEASLEPTLAELKEQKAAMQQELRAPPRPSCVSPGHRLRPLESSSQGLGPLPCLRGAAGVWARPLQCHLPSPPLERCPKPQGLAATCRWGRKLQCSPRKRPASTPMSSVAPQTPT; encoded by the exons ATGCCTGGGGACTCCCCGCCGCTGTGGGAGCTGGTGGAAGAGCACGTTCCGCTCCCGGAGCGGCCCGAAGTGAAGAGGATTCTCGGGGAGACGACGGTGGACCTGAGCCTGGAGCTGCGGGCAGAGGTGGGGCGTGGGAAGGTGGGCCCCACTCCAGGCCTATCCCACGACTTGGGCGATTTCCTCACCTCCTCCGGGTCCCTGGCTCTGCCCGGTAACTTTCGAGCTCTTGTCGGATCTCACTGTCCGCCCAGCCCTCTCCAGTTTAACTCTGCCCTGCCCCTCACTCCCCtagctccccttcctccccttacTTCCCCCCGCAGTCGCAAGGTGTCCCAGCTCTCCTTGCAGGTGGTGATGCTACGATCACTGCTCCGAGAGGCTCGATCCTTCCAAGCCCCTGGTTCGCGCCGCACCTCtgacctctccttccttctggcACCACCGCCCCTCCTCAGAGACCTCGTGCGCCAGGAACTGCGGCAGCTGCTCCAAGGTCTCCGCCGGAAGGCCATCTGTGAGGGCAG CTGTCACAGGGACCTCAGCGTCATCAAGGACCAACTGAACGTGTCCCACGTTGACCAGGTTGCCGGATACCTGCG GGCCCTCCTGGAGGAGGAGTGTCGCAAGTTGAAGAGGGAGGTTGCCATCCTGCAG CGCCGCCTGGAAGAGGAGTGTACAGGGGCCCCTTGGCCCTCTGAGGCAAGCCTAGAgcccaccctggcag AGCTAAAGGAACAGAAGGCAGCCATGCAACAGGAGCTGCGGGCACCTCCGAGGCCTTCCTGTGTCTCCCCCGGTCACAG GCTGCGGCCCTTGGAGTCCTCCAGCCAGGGCCTCGGACCACTGCCTTGCCTCCGTGGGGCTGCTGGAGTTTGGGCCAGGCCTCTCCAGTGccacctgccctctcctcctctggAGCGCTGCCCCAAACCTCAAGGCCTGGCCGCCACCTGCCGCTGGGGACGGAAGCTTCAGTGCAGCCCCAGAAAAAGGCCAGCTTCCACTCCGATGTCCAGTGTGGCGCCCCAGACCCCAACCTGA
- the CCDC24 gene encoding coiled-coil domain-containing protein 24 isoform X6 — MPGDSPPLWELVEEHVPLPERPEVKRILGETTVDLSLELRAEVVMLRSLLREARSFQAPGSRRTSDLSFLLAPPPLLRDLVRQELRQLLQGLRRKAICEGRDQTQAWVQYSPGVLRFALEEPRRDLPEQGIFRLRAGEPSSCHRDLSVIKDQLNVSHVDQVAGYLRALLEEECRKLKREVAILQRRLEEECTGAPWPSEASLEPTLAELKEQKAAMQQELRAPPRPSCVSPGHRLRPLESSSQGLGPLPCLRGAAGVWARPLQCHLPSPPLERCPKPQGLAATCRWGRKLQCSPRKRPASTPMSSVAPQTPT, encoded by the exons ATGCCTGGGGACTCCCCGCCGCTGTGGGAGCTGGTGGAAGAGCACGTTCCGCTCCCGGAGCGGCCCGAAGTGAAGAGGATTCTCGGGGAGACGACGGTGGACCTGAGCCTGGAGCTGCGGGCAGAG GTGGTGATGCTACGATCACTGCTCCGAGAGGCTCGATCCTTCCAAGCCCCTGGTTCGCGCCGCACCTCtgacctctccttccttctggcACCACCGCCCCTCCTCAGAGACCTCGTGCGCCAGGAACTGCGGCAGCTGCTCCAAGGTCTCCGCCGGAAGGCCATCTGTGAGGGCAG GGACCAGACCCAGGCTTGGGTCCAGTATAGCCCCGGGGTCCTGCGCTTTGCCTTGGAGGAGCCCAGGCGTGATTTGCCAGAGCAGGGGATATTCCGCCTGAGAGCTGGTGAGCCCAG CAGCTGTCACAGGGACCTCAGCGTCATCAAGGACCAACTGAACGTGTCCCACGTTGACCAGGTTGCCGGATACCTGCG GGCCCTCCTGGAGGAGGAGTGTCGCAAGTTGAAGAGGGAGGTTGCCATCCTGCAG CGCCGCCTGGAAGAGGAGTGTACAGGGGCCCCTTGGCCCTCTGAGGCAAGCCTAGAgcccaccctggcag AGCTAAAGGAACAGAAGGCAGCCATGCAACAGGAGCTGCGGGCACCTCCGAGGCCTTCCTGTGTCTCCCCCGGTCACAG GCTGCGGCCCTTGGAGTCCTCCAGCCAGGGCCTCGGACCACTGCCTTGCCTCCGTGGGGCTGCTGGAGTTTGGGCCAGGCCTCTCCAGTGccacctgccctctcctcctctggAGCGCTGCCCCAAACCTCAAGGCCTGGCCGCCACCTGCCGCTGGGGACGGAAGCTTCAGTGCAGCCCCAGAAAAAGGCCAGCTTCCACTCCGATGTCCAGTGTGGCGCCCCAGACCCCAACCTGA
- the CCDC24 gene encoding coiled-coil domain-containing protein 24 isoform X4: MPGDSPPLWELVEEHVPLPERPEVKRILGETTVDLSLELRAEVGRGKVGPTPGLSHDLGDFLTSSGSLALPGNFRALVGSHCPPSPLQFNSALPLTPLAPLPPLTSPRSRKVSQLSLQVVMLRSLLREARSFQAPGSRRTSDLSFLLAPPPLLRDLVRQELRQLLQGLRRKAICEGSSCHRDLSVIKDQLNVSHVDQVAGYLRALLEEECRKLKREVAILQRRLEEECTGAPWPSEASLEPTLAELKEQKAAMQQELRAPPRPSCVSPGHRLRPLESSSQGLGPLPCLRGAAGVWARPLQCHLPSPPLERCPKPQGLAATCRWGRKLQCSPRKRPASTPMSSVAPQTPT; the protein is encoded by the exons ATGCCTGGGGACTCCCCGCCGCTGTGGGAGCTGGTGGAAGAGCACGTTCCGCTCCCGGAGCGGCCCGAAGTGAAGAGGATTCTCGGGGAGACGACGGTGGACCTGAGCCTGGAGCTGCGGGCAGAGGTGGGGCGTGGGAAGGTGGGCCCCACTCCAGGCCTATCCCACGACTTGGGCGATTTCCTCACCTCCTCCGGGTCCCTGGCTCTGCCCGGTAACTTTCGAGCTCTTGTCGGATCTCACTGTCCGCCCAGCCCTCTCCAGTTTAACTCTGCCCTGCCCCTCACTCCCCtagctccccttcctccccttacTTCCCCCCGCAGTCGCAAGGTGTCCCAGCTCTCCTTGCAGGTGGTGATGCTACGATCACTGCTCCGAGAGGCTCGATCCTTCCAAGCCCCTGGTTCGCGCCGCACCTCtgacctctccttccttctggcACCACCGCCCCTCCTCAGAGACCTCGTGCGCCAGGAACTGCGGCAGCTGCTCCAAGGTCTCCGCCGGAAGGCCATCTGTGAGGGCAG CAGCTGTCACAGGGACCTCAGCGTCATCAAGGACCAACTGAACGTGTCCCACGTTGACCAGGTTGCCGGATACCTGCG GGCCCTCCTGGAGGAGGAGTGTCGCAAGTTGAAGAGGGAGGTTGCCATCCTGCAG CGCCGCCTGGAAGAGGAGTGTACAGGGGCCCCTTGGCCCTCTGAGGCAAGCCTAGAgcccaccctggcag AGCTAAAGGAACAGAAGGCAGCCATGCAACAGGAGCTGCGGGCACCTCCGAGGCCTTCCTGTGTCTCCCCCGGTCACAG GCTGCGGCCCTTGGAGTCCTCCAGCCAGGGCCTCGGACCACTGCCTTGCCTCCGTGGGGCTGCTGGAGTTTGGGCCAGGCCTCTCCAGTGccacctgccctctcctcctctggAGCGCTGCCCCAAACCTCAAGGCCTGGCCGCCACCTGCCGCTGGGGACGGAAGCTTCAGTGCAGCCCCAGAAAAAGGCCAGCTTCCACTCCGATGTCCAGTGTGGCGCCCCAGACCCCAACCTGA
- the CCDC24 gene encoding coiled-coil domain-containing protein 24 isoform X1, producing MPGDSPPLWELVEEHVPLPERPEVKRILGETTVDLSLELRAEVGRGKVGPTPGLSHDLGDFLTSSGSLALPGNFRALVGSHCPPSPLQFNSALPLTPLAPLPPLTSPRSRKVSQLSLQVVMLRSLLREARSFQAPGSRRTSDLSFLLAPPPLLRDLVRQELRQLLQGLRRKAICEGRDQTQAWVQYSPGVLRFALEEPRRDLPEQGIFRLRAGEPSSCHRDLSVIKDQLNVSHVDQVAGYLRALLEEECRKLKREVAILQRRLEEECTGAPWPSEASLEPTLAELKEQKAAMQQELRAPPRPSCVSPGHRLRPLESSSQGLGPLPCLRGAAGVWARPLQCHLPSPPLERCPKPQGLAATCRWGRKLQCSPRKRPASTPMSSVAPQTPT from the exons ATGCCTGGGGACTCCCCGCCGCTGTGGGAGCTGGTGGAAGAGCACGTTCCGCTCCCGGAGCGGCCCGAAGTGAAGAGGATTCTCGGGGAGACGACGGTGGACCTGAGCCTGGAGCTGCGGGCAGAGGTGGGGCGTGGGAAGGTGGGCCCCACTCCAGGCCTATCCCACGACTTGGGCGATTTCCTCACCTCCTCCGGGTCCCTGGCTCTGCCCGGTAACTTTCGAGCTCTTGTCGGATCTCACTGTCCGCCCAGCCCTCTCCAGTTTAACTCTGCCCTGCCCCTCACTCCCCtagctccccttcctccccttacTTCCCCCCGCAGTCGCAAGGTGTCCCAGCTCTCCTTGCAGGTGGTGATGCTACGATCACTGCTCCGAGAGGCTCGATCCTTCCAAGCCCCTGGTTCGCGCCGCACCTCtgacctctccttccttctggcACCACCGCCCCTCCTCAGAGACCTCGTGCGCCAGGAACTGCGGCAGCTGCTCCAAGGTCTCCGCCGGAAGGCCATCTGTGAGGGCAG GGACCAGACCCAGGCTTGGGTCCAGTATAGCCCCGGGGTCCTGCGCTTTGCCTTGGAGGAGCCCAGGCGTGATTTGCCAGAGCAGGGGATATTCCGCCTGAGAGCTGGTGAGCCCAG CAGCTGTCACAGGGACCTCAGCGTCATCAAGGACCAACTGAACGTGTCCCACGTTGACCAGGTTGCCGGATACCTGCG GGCCCTCCTGGAGGAGGAGTGTCGCAAGTTGAAGAGGGAGGTTGCCATCCTGCAG CGCCGCCTGGAAGAGGAGTGTACAGGGGCCCCTTGGCCCTCTGAGGCAAGCCTAGAgcccaccctggcag AGCTAAAGGAACAGAAGGCAGCCATGCAACAGGAGCTGCGGGCACCTCCGAGGCCTTCCTGTGTCTCCCCCGGTCACAG GCTGCGGCCCTTGGAGTCCTCCAGCCAGGGCCTCGGACCACTGCCTTGCCTCCGTGGGGCTGCTGGAGTTTGGGCCAGGCCTCTCCAGTGccacctgccctctcctcctctggAGCGCTGCCCCAAACCTCAAGGCCTGGCCGCCACCTGCCGCTGGGGACGGAAGCTTCAGTGCAGCCCCAGAAAAAGGCCAGCTTCCACTCCGATGTCCAGTGTGGCGCCCCAGACCCCAACCTGA